In Anolis carolinensis isolate JA03-04 chromosome 4, rAnoCar3.1.pri, whole genome shotgun sequence, the genomic window gaaacatgtgtctaacatcagagccttaaaaccttccccctccaaaaagcattataggtctgtgtggtcgtttgtagcctatttaagaatagcttgacaggccaatagtatttcgcactgtatagttttttaactgtcaaactacctcctcttcagtcctcggactcgagccgtgtttttacaccactgttttttaagctggtaatgctgtatgctgactgtgacttcagttatatcttatgtcttattgacccaacatgaacacagaagagtctcactgatcaaagccaaacgggcctaccactgctgaaataagcagatttcttggattggacttgttgaagaaaagcatataacacatcatatcaggttattattatccaaataaagcaccataaatgcatgttatacaaccaaggagacataagaagtcgttctatatgctgaaatgatatgttgctattgcttactttatgaatttagcttcaaaatatcacaatataatggaatcattgactacagaaatggctagatttttccagaggctagacggtttgctgttatggagtgtatctttgtgtcatgggttgtggtgtgtgggcgtggtgccggccaacggtggccggccccccgggtctgatgggcttgggcccacattttgaaagcagacgtgaagaaagcatgcccttccccctctgggttcagcggtgtgggcgtggggccggccaacggtggccggccccccgggtctgatgggcttgggcccacgttttgaaagcagacgtgaagaaagcatgcccttccccctctgggttcagcggtgtgggcgtggggccggccaacggtgtccggccccccgggtctgaggggcttgggcccacattttgcaatcagacgtgaagaaagcctgcccttccccgtgggttgcggcgtgtgggcgtggggccggccaacggtggccggccccccgggtctgaggggcttgggcccacattttgcaagcagacgtgaagaaagcctgcccttccccgtgggttgcggcgtgtgggcgtggggccggccaacggtggccggccccccgggtctgaggggcttgggcccacattttgcaagcagacgtgaagaaagcatgcccttccccctgtgggtccagcggtgtgggcgtggggccggccaacggtggccggccccccgggtctgaggggcttgggcccacattttgcaagcagacgtgaagaaagcctgcccttccccgtgggttgcggcgtgtgggcgtggggccggccaacggtggccggccccccgggtctgaggggcttgggcccacattttgcaagcagacgtgaagaaagcctgcccttccccgtgggttgcggcgtgtgggcgtggggccggccaacggtggccggccccccgggtctgaggggcttgggcccacattttgcaagcagacgtgaagaaagcctgcccttccccgtgggttgcggcgtgtgggcgtggggccggccaacggtggccggccccccgggtctgaggggcttgggcccacatttccttttttttggtcttctctctctttctctgggaagggtgccggccaacggtggccggcctagtattttaaagtgtgggcctttttggcggtggctttttctgtcttttctttggtctttgctgcctctcggcctacgtggccgagtttccccgatgcaccgcctctctcttctctctcggctgtcgttctttagccctttatgcgagtttgcaccgaagcctcctttggggcgacggcccctctttcttcctgtctgggaatcgtgcgggccaacggtggccggcctagtattttatagtgtgggcctttttggcggtggctttttctgtcttttctttggtctttgctgcctctcggcctacgtggccgagtttcccccgatgcaccgcctctctcttctctctcggctgtcgttctttagccctttatgcgagtttgcaccgaagcctcctttggggcgacggcccctctttcttcctgtctgggaatcgtgcgggccaacggtggccggcctagtattttatagtgtgggcctttttggcggtggctttttctgtcttttctttggtctttgctgcctctcggcctacgtggccgagtttcccccgatgcaccgcctctctcttctctctcggctgtcgttctttagccctttatgcgagtttgcaccgaagcctcctttggggcgacggcccctctttcttcctgtctgggaatcgtgcgggccaacggtggccggcctagtattttatagtgtgggcctttttggcggtggctttttctgtcttttctttggtctttgctgcctctcggccgggcctacgtggccgagtttccccgatgtaccgcctctctcttctctcgccggctgtcgttctttagccctttatgctattttgcacagaagcctcctttggggcggtgtcctctggttttttttctttctctctctctctctcagggatgcgtgccggcaaacattggccggcccggcttaatgtatgggccttgtcgcctgtggcttttttctttcttttcttttcttttcttttctttttgctgcctctcggcctacgtggccgagtttcccccgatgcaccgcctctctcttctctctcggctgtcgttctttagccctttatgcgagtttgcaccgaagcctcctttggggcgacggcccctctttcttcctgtctgggaatcgtgcgggccaacggtggccggcctagtattttatagtgtgggcctttttggcggtggctttttctgtcttttctttggtctttgctgcctctcggccgggcctacgtggccgagtttccccgatgtaccgcctctctcttctctcgccggctgtcgttctttagccctttatgctattttgcacagaagcctcctttggggcggtgtcctctggttttttttctctctctctctctctctcagggatgcgtgccggcaaacattggccggcccggcttaatgtatgggccttgtcgcctgtggcttttttctttcttttcttttcttttcttttctttttgctgcctctcggcctacgtggccgagtttcccccgatgcaccgcctctctcttctctctcggctgtcgttctttagccctttatgcgagtttgcaccgaagcctcctttggggcgacggcccctctttcttcctgtctgggaatcgtgcgggccaacggtggccggcctagtattttatagtgtgggcctttttggcggtggctttttctgtcttttctttggtctttgctgcctctcggccgggcctacgtggccgagtttccccgatgtaccgcctctctcttctctcgccggctgtcgttctttagccctttatgctattttgcacagaagcctcctttggggcggtgtcctctggttttttttctctctctctctctctctcagggatgcgtgccggcaaacagtggccggcccggcttaatgtatgggccttgtcgcctgtggcttttttcttacttttcttttcttttcttttctttttgctgcctctcggcctacgtggtcgggtttcccacgatgcaccgcctctctcttctctcgccggctgtcgttctttacccctttatgcgattttgcacagaagcctcctttggggcggcggcccctctttcttcctcacagggaagcgtgccggccaacggtggcacgcctagtatttcaacgtgtgggccttgtcggcctatgtggtcgacgtgtttcccacgatgcaccgcctctgtcttctctcgcggctgtcgttctttaccccttggtgcaatcttgcacagaacccttttgacagatggaagggctatctgagccttgcgaaagtggttacggagatcatcgcggaacgcaagaaggtcccatttccatctcagagtttggacacaatggagtacgacatgcagctagtcctcaacgaggacaactttgaaacagcatcacaatgggttaatggaagcagttccagcagcaagagctccaaaggtagtgccaatggccaggcttcccaaaacaaggagatttgcaatttctgcaaacacaacggggaatccaagcaggtctattcgtcccaccggctgaaggggatggacggcaccgtggagtgccccatcttgcgcaaatacacctgtccgctctgcggtgccacgggcgaaaaggcccatactttaaaatactgcccactgagccaagggaagaggtcgctgtatcgcaagtgcggacgtaactcggctggacgcaaggtgaggagataagaagatcaggagaagaccgaagcatttattcttagttttagtttgactttgtaaaagaacaacatttgatttcgagcatcattaacactctttacatttcctcccactttgtttcaggtttggagaatggaagcccaattctcttagactacatttgtgagtccagaaatgtttttttatgtatattgttgccttctttcacatttgttgtacctaggttaattatattgtgtttcttttagatgtgtcagttgcctagtgtgatgattcatgggccctgcagtcctattcctgacagtattgtggcagatgaggaggaaaatatggagttttccccagatttccggtcggagtcagagccttggcagctgcctgaagttctagtccaagaaccaattaaacctgaccttggtgggaactctcccccttatgggagaaaacaggcttacacgactgatagaggatcgagagaaaaatttagaagtactgctcgccttgctgccaaatatgccactgattagaagtatttcccctgagaaaatacggggagtcttgcacctgcaagctggtttccttcgctccctgttctctagggaaagtgattgttgtttggggaaacgagacccaatatagggaaattgcgcgaaggattccttgcggagtcaattcgtcagctcctggagagaggtcatgtgtgtgtggacttcgaatcctgttccttgcctcctgaatctagttccaagccttgtcctcgtctcacggatttaccacagatcttgttccatgcttcaagttgctttgcctttagccacagctccagccacgttccaagtaactttcagccttgtgtcaagcttcattggattcaagactttttctgttttcccaacgctttgcttggcaaagcgtgtgttgcggttattggattataatctttggactctaatatttcatattggacaataatctgctggactatatttggcctcatttgaaaggtctgcttctgaactttattctacacttgtttttattgactttatatattcctttaataaagatattagatagaatctggcctcagtgtatggttattggtgcccagcagcctagatcctgacaccttgtatcatgcttttttatacatataatcatgttttttacatatgtaatatcacgttcctttgacatctgtaattgccttatatcatattttatattgtgttttatatatgcagttactttacatgtttcttttatgtatggatgtataatttttacatgtttaattatattatttgcaactataattgcctaatatcatgcttcttttatatatgcaatgacatcatgtttatttaacgtatataagtgccttatatcatgtccgggttatcatgtgtgtctccagagggatgcagccctatcctttgcagggaaaatatagaaatatcttctaaatggctactgtctagaattttgttttgtaaagaaaggaaaagtttatatgctattggaaagaaagatactattttatgtttaaattttggaaaggaatagaattggttattattactgtggtctaaccttcaattgtttgcaagttgttctaaagtttggatcgtagagtttaataaacagagtttatggttttggcatcaaaactgttcatgttgtgcttaaatgggattgaattttctttaatttgtggcccataataggctggttataagcctgatctggaaggcagccaaggcaaagaccattgagctgctgaacttgcagactgaaaggtcccaggttcaaatcccgggagcagagtgagcgcc contains:
- the LOC134298362 gene encoding nanos homolog 2-like, with translation MHRLCLLSRLSFFTPWCNLAQNPFDRWKGYLSLAKVVTEIIAERKKVPFPSQSLDTMEYDMQLVLNEDNFETASQWVNGSSSSSKSSKGSANGQASQNKEICNFCKHNGESKQVYSSHRLKGMDGTVECPILRKYTCPLCGATGEKAHTLKYCPLSQGKRSLYRKCGRNSAGRKVWRMEAQFS